The Salminus brasiliensis chromosome 22, fSalBra1.hap2, whole genome shotgun sequence genomic interval ATCGTCAGGTCCCCCAGAGAGTCTCCCAGCAGAAGAATGTTGGGGCGGTCCTGAAGCTGCCCAAACTGATCTGGGTTGAGTAAGGCACTCTCCTTTTTATTAAACGTGTGAATCAGCGGCTCTTTAAACGCACATAACACGCCCTGAAAgagattatttattttatcatttcttttCAGCTTTAAAACAATGAACTAATTTTACGCTCATTACTCGGATCATGTGATCACAAATGCAAGATCAAATTCTTCCTTTTTAGCAGCGAAAAAAcagcaaatataaaaataaatgaacatcCATAAAAGGAAGATGCTGACCGTGAGTAAACAAAGGATGCCTCCAAGAGAAGACACTTTATGAACACTACTGACCCTGATCAATCACCAATCAGCCTCCTCACCGGCACAGTTTAAGCCTCACAGGGACGCTCACCTTTTCGTCATACTCCATGTAGTTGGAGAAGACCCGTACGTTGGGGTGGAACACGCCGTTGTGTCTGATCACCTCTTCCAGGATATCTCCCACCCCGGCCGAAAAAATGAGCAGAGGGATGGAGTGATGCTTCAACGAACCGAAGAAACCCTGATAGCCTtccctacaaacacacacacaaagattaaggcattattataatattacggTGATGTCACAAGATGCAACAATGCATCACGATGCAGCGTGAAGGTGATAAGTCGAGGCAGTCACATGACAAATGCCTGGGAGCAGATAGCTTCCACACCAGCAGTGGCTCGGACCAGACTGGACCACAGTCCACCTGAAGCAAACCCCAGGCCACTGATTTCAGGAGGATGAGAGATTGGTTCTCTGTACCGCTTCCaggctcaaaaacagctttcatacttgtgtgaaaaaaagctaaatatattttttcataaatCCCAAATTACAACATTAATTGTGGTTCATCACCTGAGCATGGCGTCAGACTTCCTCACGGCTTCAGCCAGCTGGTCCTTCCCGATTTGCTGCTCAACCAACAGGTCATGGGCTTTTGTCCACctgaacaaaaccaaaaaaaaaccccaaatatTCTTAATTAACCCTTAGAAAACTGCAATCAATCATAGGGGTTAAAATACAGGCATGAGGTGAGGTGTGTTGTGACAGCCATCACTGACCATTCCACCATTAGAGGCGTCTTCTCTTCGACTGACCGGGCGTCGTCGATCTCGATGGGGTAATAATGGCTCAACAACTCGGACATCTGAACGAATGAAGGAGAGAAACACACTTCAGTAAACAAGGTAAAtgtaataatgttattttagcCCTTACTGGGGATAATTCCAGCCGTCCTGATGTCCAGTTATACCCCTGACTATACCCCTACCCCtgactaatactaatacttagTCAGGGGTAGAAAAAACAAATTCAGGGTCGTTTTAACAAAACTATTTTCAAATTTCTCTTTACAATTAAAAGGGCTTTTAATTTTCTATCACTGCATCTTAGGGCTGGGTGGTATGACCAAATTTGTATTACAGAATTTTAAAGATTTGGTTTCACACTGTATCCTGgtatttcatttattcatatattatttatttctgcCAGTGGCTTATTTTACTACTCATAAGCACATTTCATAACAAAAGAGTATTTCAGATAGTTTTAGTGTCCAAAACTGAAGAAATTAATCAGGATAAATCTGTCATTATTGATTTCTTTAAAACAGAGCTTTGAAAGTTTATGGAAAatgtgtttaaagtcagttttaCCTCGGAAAGCTTAGTTTCCATAGCTAGCTATATTACACTATAGCTAGCTTTCCTAGCTATATTACACTGCTTAATTGCAACAATCAATTGCCTACCTTGGACTTGCAGTCTTCGCttatgagggtgctgttatgaAGGATATCTGTGGAGAAAAAGGAAAGCAATAATGCTTGGCACTCATTTGGGATTTCCCTAATATCTTTCCTTTCCATTTTCTTCCAAACTTCCTTATCAGAAACAGAAGCTGATGAATTCCAGAGGCAGAACAGGCGTTGCGTTTCTTGTTATAAAGGGAAGAATCAAATAATTTGGCCAAAATTAGTGATGCACTGCCGATATTCACTATTTTCTATGTACATTTCTGTGGGTGGTGATATTTTATTGCAGTAGGTTCTTGTCGAAGTGTCTCAGATACTTATGCTTGCCATTTTCCCTGCATTTAACTCCTTCAAGAGCAgattgttcacttgctgcctaacaaATCCACCCATTGACAGAtaaagccactgtagatgagtTTAACCCATGTTTTTCCATTTAATCTTGAtcactaatgttatggctaatcggtGTGTGTGTACGGTCCAGAAGAAAATGGTTATGGGGACAGGCCTAACTGCAGGTGGAATGAGATACTCACTGTGTGTTGTGGGGCAGCGTTTTCCATTATGCGCAAACCTGGTTAGCGTCATGTCAAAGTCCGAAATCACCTGAGCAGAAAGAAACAACCAATAGGCTACTCCCCATCTTCACAGTGATGTACAAAGGTTCTCGAAGCTTTATACACtccccggccactttattagaaactcctccCCTGTAGATTGTGATTAGATGGTGGATTCACTCCAGTGACTCTAGAAACACCACTGCACCTGATCTACTCAAACCTGTTAGTGTCAGGTGAGATGTGTATGCTGAGAATGGAGCACCTCAGTGGCGTAGAGAGGAACGTGGTGCCCAGAGTGGACAGTGGGTTAAAGATCAGGTTTTCAGGGAGTGGATCGGTACCTGTAACGTGCCTGGTCCTGCGCTGTGCATGCTACGGATGATCTCTTCcacttttcctctctctttcataaTGACTGAGGTTTTGGCTAGTTCAGGAACCTGAGTTTGGAGATAGGGGGGAAAAAGCCATGGGTTTAACACGCTGTATCTGATTAAAGAGCATTCACAAGAACACAAGTTCCATAAGTgacgtccacaaacatctgacACACGCCTGTTTACGTGCTGACAATCTTGCAATCATGCTTAAACGGTCTTCTACCAGAGCTGTCAAATCTTTACCACATGCTACTTCTTGCTCTCTCATGAGGTCACTGCTCATGTGACGTTTTTGGTTAGTAATACGATCAATAAATAGCAACAATTAATCAGAATGGACTGAACCACCTGACAAGAATGACCGATGACATTCCCGCAATACAGTACCATGCAAATGTCtgagcacccctggtcaaaatgtctaCAATACCTAGctgagtaaaagatgacctgattttcCCCGGATGTTTGGTGAGGTCTAGGTCAGGGGGACTGTGAGCTGACTGAGCTTgcacctcttgaggtagtctGTGGTGGATTTTGGTCGTTTTGATCACTATCATGCTGCAAAATGTtcccagtgccactggctgcaacataACCCCAAGGTATGACCGATCCCCCtactgtgcttaacagttggagaggtgatCTTTTCATAAAATTCTGGAGCCTTTTTCTTCAGACATACCTTTGCTCATTGCAGCcgaggcttgtttagatgttcctttgaaaattATGCTGAGTTTGTTGTGGTGAGATTGCAGGAAAAGGGTCTTCTGAtcactcttccatgaaggtaaTAGGTGTgctggtgttgctgcacagtagaacagtgcaccacccagagccggcccaaggcatactcgaattataaatatgaataatacatataaaaaaatttTATATGAATTTATTTTCATACCAATACTAGGTTCATCAATTCCTGCTGTTTGGCTGCTGGACAAATGCAGATACACGCTGCTAGGGTGGTGGATAAAGGCCCGGGTGCTTCAGcatattgcacaatatctctctccctatgaaatgatgaagtatctggtgctgaggtggtggtatgggggggggtacccaaatgaaaatctgcttagggccccataaaggcttgggccggccctggCAATCCTTGTTCTCTGAAAGTGTTGTTCTTGGTAATTGACCTGACCATATTATGACCTCCTTAGATAATtctctgctttgtgggcatcagtttACCCAGAATATTTTGTGGAGTTTTTGAGAAGTATttagagatcagttcatcttctacccTCTAAACTACTCACAGTAACAAGATCCTTCGACCCCAGGtgcacaaacctttgcatgTTACGGTGCAGCGTCTCGGATGAGCAATGAGCAACTGAAGTAGAGGTCATAAGCAAAGAGCAATGAAGGGATTTCAACAACGAGCAAGCCAGTAAGCAGCAAGCGGAACTGCAGAAAGCATGCTGTTCCACTGTTGGAGCATGACCGAGCCTATCGGAGCTACAATCAGAGCTCATGCAATGAGCAACTCCTTAAAAGGCTTCATATCTTTAAGAGGGTCCGTTAAATCTGGATCTGTCTTTATTCACGAAGGCCTTTAGGCAAGCCAGGTATTCTAGACCAAGCAGCTGATCCGAGTACGACTTGATCCTCcatgatttttttaatacccccAGTTTGGTACAGCCAATTAGTGCCCGTTCATAGCTCCCAATACTCGCTTTGACACATGTGAAGGCAGCCacagcctctttttgaactgctgtcAATGCAGCATCGCTGGGCAGCCTACGCTCTCTGAGGAAAgggccgggtccccagctccaccgcaccagctgacagacgcctgtgccggccaactcCGCTTAAGAGTGACGAGGGGagtgagcgccatctacccacccggccaattgtgctctctcagactccggcctcTGATGTGCATgcctcgggattcaaactcgcgACCCCCCGGACTATAGTGGCACTGATCATTTTCTTCAAACTTTAATAATTAGCATAAACAAACATTCGTTTTCAATTTGTGAAATTATGAAAATATTAAAGTAAACATCCAAACATGTTGATCAGAAATGATCAGCTGGGAGACTTTCGACCGATTACTCGTCGAATGGGACATTTGCCATTCTGCCCTTTATGTTGTTCTTATCCAGCTATGATAAAGTGGACGGTGTACAATGGTCAACGGTCAAGTACTTTGAGCTTCCTGCACTTCAGAaccaaaactggacagaggTCCACAAACTACAGGGGTGAAAGATTTCAAAAAGTGAGcgggcgagcgagcgagcgagcaagaagAAAGGGAACCCAGGTAGACTGACTGAGGGGGAAACAGCGAGAGGGAAGGGGACCACtcaagagacacagagagaggtaggtagagagacagacagagagagaaacccaTCTGACCTCATACTTTGTCAGCTGATGCCAGATTGCTAGGACATTCCGAACAGGAACATAGATCCATGGGATGTGGAAAATCTGGGCACAGAACCACAGTTTTGGGTTTAGCCGACGGCAGCGCAGAGGCCTTGGTAGCATTATAGCCATGGTAGCATGCAGCAAGAACGAAGAGCAACAGGGAGCTCATATGAAGCTGACAATGAGGGGCAACATGGACGCTATCAGTGAAGAAGCTGCAGGGTGAAGGTGTGGAGCCCCAACGACCATCAAGGTAGCGAGCTGAATGAGTTAGCTTTAGAATATAAAGGGAACAGCAGGTGTCCTTGACTGGTTAACTTGTGTTAGTCAgttattttaacagtgtaaacTACTGGGTAAAGCACAAGGTATGTTCCGCTTTGTCTCTTCAAGATAGTTTGCAGTACGATACGGTTAAAACCAGCAACGATGGTGGTCTAGGTTGGGCTGAAGTGATCTCCATCCCTCTCAGCTCCAAACGTAAGTCCCACTGGATGTGGTCAGTGGTCACTGGTCAGCTTTCAACTGACTTGGTCAAAGAAAACGAGTGTCCGAGAGGTTTTCAGAGACAAGTGGCGTAAACAGAGAGAGCTGAGCCTCAGGAAATCGGGCCAGTCCCAATTCACGGCCTACCGAACACACAGTGCACAGTGTAAGTGTAGAAGCCGTTGTTTTGTGAAGTCTTAGTGGACCACGGAGTGAATGGTGATCCGTTTGAGCAAATGAAAGGAAAGTAATCTGAGCTACTACAGAACAGCCTTGACCCTAGGATACCTCCAGTATACCTCCAAGGGGCTCCTGACGTCCCCTGTCAAAAGCTGATGTGCAGTGTAGGGTCAGTGATTTGTGAGACTGAGACTGAAGAGCACCATGTCATGCAAATCTTCACGACTTCGAGCATCTCAGCTTTTAATTATGGAAGACTTTCACATGATCCAACAGCTAATCCTGGTCTTAATGGAGTCTTCAGCTCTTCCTCACCAACAGTTCTTATCgtgatgtggttggtgtggcgcaacagataacaccactacctgccagtgagatactacaccatgtgggagaccggggttcgattcctggtctgggtgactgtgggtgctgcgctacaccaataagagtccttgggcaagactcctaacactacattggtccacctctgtaataccagtaaccttgtaagtcgctctggataagagcgtcagataaatgccataaatgtaaatatgatatGAAAATTGTGGCTGTTTTGGGCAGTCCTGATTATAAATCAAACTTTCCTCCTATAAAGCAACTTaatataaatgcaataaatcTAAGTAAGGCTGTACAATAATGATACAGACCTAAAGTACAGTTTTACAGTTAATCAGAAACCTTGTTGAAcccaaataatttataataacaataatcttGATATTAATATTTAGGCAGTTTTGGGCAGCCCTGCCTCTAAATCCCCCACAAAGCTTAGCTCGgtagctatgctagctagctatatatatattcagactACCAACTGGCTCAGAACTGAAGCACTGGTCAGTCATACTGGTCAGTCATACTGGTCAGTCATACTGGTCAAAGTGGagcttacattaaaaaaaacagcccagtCTACAATAAATGTGGTTcttcagagaagcagaaatTCCGCTAGGTCAGTCCGTTAGCTGCTGCCGTTAACCGCCTGTATCCAGGGTCCTCCCGCTTGCAGCGCTCATCCGCCGGCTAGGCTAGGCTACCTCTAGCTAAACTGCTAGCACCTCTTACCATCTTCGACATGGATTTCGTACAGCAATACCGGCAGAACTCTCGGGGATGtgtgtggtcagtggtcagCTTTCAACTGACGCGGTCAAAATAAACGAGGGTGTCCAAGTTTCCAGAGACCAGCGACGTAAACACAGAGAGCGGAGCTCCCGAGAATCAGGTCAGTCCCAATTCGCGACCTGCTGAACACTAGCTAGTGCACTTCGTACGTGGAGAAGCCATTGTTCCGTCAAGGCCTAGTAGTGCACTACGTAGTGAGAGAGGGTCTGTTTGAGATTGGGCAACAGCCATCTCCCTCTTAAGATAGCCCGCCTCCGAATTCTGTCCGGAATGTGCGACAGCCGCCACTGATGAGTAACATTAGTTCCGCTACAGAGGTCTCAATTAAAAATCATGTTAgctaattgtttttttaaaaaacacaaaaatatatatctacATTTAATTGATCGTGGCGAagcttgtgttctgttttaaacactataaatacaatattattattaataataataataataataataataatacatgcaAAATGGAACTGAAAACGTAGCTAAAGGACTACAGAAAACAGGACTATTGTAAATAAAATCTACATATAAAGTGATTTAGAAGAACTAGGTGCACAATTGATGGGAATGAGTCTTTCCAGAGATTGTAAAGTTGTAAGGTTTGAGGCCATGATAATATATCAAGGCCACCAGATAATATACTGATGCTGAGCAGAGGTTATAATATATAAGATCATATTTTGAGAACTTGAAAAATATTAAGATCTGGGTCATAACACCATGTCACACAtgatatttttgtatatatacaaatatatgtattatatattgaggccacGAGAGAACAGATAGTGggcatatattaatatattaatgccACGAAATGTAATGCTTTGTAAAAATCCCCTGAGCTGATATGGGTGATGATGAAAATACAGCTAGGAATGGGAAGCTTTGAGGAACTGCGCAAAAATAACAACAGCACCCCCCTCCTGTCGATGATTGGCTCGTTCGAGTTTACAGCTGCTATATGATTGGCTCGTGTCGCTACATGATTGACAGTCGCTCTCTGCTCCCGCCCACCGCCTGTTaaagaagtgaaagtgaaaCGGTTGGCTGTGTGGCAGTTGCTCGTCCCCTCGCCTGAAGatgggtgtgtgtttttgggctTTTCTGTCAGGACTCTTCTTGATCTGTGAGGGTAAGAAAAGCTATAACACGGTTCGTTTGTGTTGTAATTTATTGTAGAACTGTTTCAGCAGCCTGATTCAAGTCTAAGCCCAAACCTTAAACCAGACCTTATCTGCTCTCACCTCAGCCCTAATAATCCACGACTGACTATAAAAGAGTAGTTCAGGCTAAggaacagctttttttttcaactaCAATTGATTACAGCAcacattaattatttttatatttttgttgaATTAATTTAAACACATTTCTATATTATCTAACAGCCTCATAATAAATACATGTGTCCAGTAGAACCTTATTtttggcctcaatatattatagTGTTGTTTACTATGTAGTACCATGCAAAAGGCATGCATCATGTGGGTCATAACACCATGGATGTTCTGCAGGAAACCATTTTCTAGCCTTCCTGCTGCTTATAACACTGAAGAGATACTATATTGTGGCTCTTCTTTAAAACATCATCTTAACTGCTCTCACCTCAGTCACAATAATCCACGACTGTCTGTAAAAGAGTGGTTCAAGCTGAGAGACGGGATTTAGAGGTTAGAGGTTCAGCAGTAGTTGTGGAGGTCCTTGTTGAGGTCAAGGTTAAGTGTTACATCCTAAAGAATGTGTTGTTTTGTCCTTTAGATGAATACGAAAGTGAAGAGATGAGCTGATCTTGCAGATTGTGCActgaaaatgtgaaatgtgtgtttttaatatctCAGACTGGCCTTCAGGCCTTCTCAagtcacaaaaaagaaaatgaaagtaaAGTTGCGTAGTTTGCATGAAACCCTGTAGGCCTACTGGGCCAAACAGACAACGCCCAATAACAAAACAAGAAGTTGCTCTGGAGGTACCAGTATTTTTGTATTGATTTCTGTAAGTCAGAGTTATAGAGTCACAGTCCACCTAAACTAATAGCACACAAACAGGTGTATTTGTCTAGAACTGACCACATATTATTAATGAGTGTAGGACTCCAGGCCATTCCTAAAAGCTCACTTATTTTGTCTCGCACTTGTGTCATGACCTACTATGTAAATCACAATCCATATGTAATAATTCCTTCATTTTCTATCAGGGCTCCACGTTCTAGGTCCCTCTGGTCCTCTGACTGTGGAGCTGGGGGGCTCACTGATGCTACCCTGCTATGTTGAAAGCCCCCTACCGCTGGAAGAGCTGGAAGTGGAGTGGAAGAGAACAGGCTCTGAATCTCTAGTGCATTTATTCCAAGTTGGAGAAAGTCGCCCAGAGTCTCAGAGCCAGGCTTACAGTGGAAGAGCCAGGTTCTTCACTGAGGAGATCAAGCATGGAAACTTCTCTCTCCTGCTCACAGATCTGACCAGTAAAGATGCTGGAGTTTACAGCTGTACTGTTTACAGACAACAGGAGACTGGCCAGGCTTCGGTAGAAATAATGGATGTAGGTGAGATACACTTTCAaaattggtcagtttctgatcacaGGACAGCGGAGGGACAGATTTGGTTTGGATAGTGGACCCTCTGTATAACCAACATCGTTTCACTTGATACATTCCTACCTGTACTACACACTACCTTAACACTACCCTTCTCACATCTTCTGCCTTGCCTTGGTTTCTGGCCTTGATGTTGCCGGGGTCTCCAGTATATTATTAGTGACTCCTTATATACAATAATTGTgcaacataaataataattagatTTTCATGGTCTGATTTGAGGCTTAAACACTTCAAATTTGAGGCTTTTAATTTCAATTGAAATTCACAATAAACACTTTTCAAACGATTCTCCTTTCAGAGCGGTTGGTTGTGGTTGGAGGTCATGTCATATCTGCATATGCACGTGAGGACATCACACTGAACTGCTCTGTAGACTCCCATATCCCTCCTGAAAAGCTTGAAGAAGTCTCCTGGAAGAAAGTGGACCAACAGATTCCAGTGCTGATCTACCAAGACGGTGCGGTCCAGGCAGAATCAACCCATGAGAGATACATGGACAGAGTGGAGTTCTTTGGCACTGAAGAAATTCACAGAGGCAATTTCTCACTTCGATTAAAGGAGCTCCAAACTGAAGACAAAGGCCTGTATATATGCGAGGTGTTCTCTGGAGAGTTTTCAGCTAACACAACCGTGGAAATCCAAGTGGGTAAGTTAACATATAAATGTTGACATGTTTTTAGTAGAGATAGAACCTACCTTTGCAACAGGGAGAGATATATTCAGTGATACATTTCCTCATGTAATAAATGTTGTTGTCCAAGTTAGTCATGAAGTCTTTACCGTCATA includes:
- the LOC140543713 gene encoding uncharacterized protein isoform X4, producing the protein MCVVSGQLSTDAVKINEGVQVSRDQRRKHRERSSRESGLHVLGPSGPLTVELGGSLMLPCYVESPLPLEELEVEWKRTGSESLVHLFQVGESRPESQSQAYSGRARFFTEEIKHGNFSLLLTDLTSKDAGVYSCTVYRQQETGQASVEIMDVERLVVVGGHVISAYAREDITLNCSVDSHIPPEKLEEVSWKKVDQQIPVLIYQDGAVQAESTHERYMDRVEFFGTEEIHRGNFSLRLKELQTEDKGLYICEVFSGEFSANTTVEIQVGLSHIHNMVLFLCVITCLSGASLLFGCVPMNHFKGPGTWIIIIQNALVFCPNMLMCAAFIFWGVLKGFLIGTVTCLVVSVLRTGLLLLFSPYCCRFQENTIKFIKAFPFLEYCAVLIIFAVVVGQHGWGIQDKGLMGLAGTLLVLSIIIVLFIILDTFLPASRCLFYCGLVLYILMIFLDLIIFIVLMDLFVAGKNIEANECTSE
- the LOC140543714 gene encoding 7-methylguanosine phosphate-specific 5'-nucleotidase-like isoform X1, which codes for MAIMLPRPLRCRRLNPKLWFCAQIFHIPWIYVPVRNVLAIWHQLTKYEVPELAKTSVIMKERGKVEEIIRSMHSAGPGTLQVISDFDMTLTRFAHNGKRCPTTHNILHNSTLISEDCKSKMSELLSHYYPIEIDDARSVEEKTPLMVEWWTKAHDLLVEQQIGKDQLAEAVRKSDAMLREGYQGFFGSLKHHSIPLLIFSAGVGDILEEVIRHNGVFHPNVRVFSNYMEYDEKGVLCAFKEPLIHTFNKKESALLNPDQFGQLQDRPNILLLGDSLGDLTMADGVQNAQSVLRIGYLNDKVDQRRDAYVNSYDIVLEKDETLDVPNAILNYITEGN
- the LOC140543714 gene encoding 7-methylguanosine phosphate-specific 5'-nucleotidase-like isoform X4, whose translation is MKERGKVEEIIRSMHSAGPGTLQVISDFDMTLTRFAHNGKRCPTTHNILHNSTLISEDCKSKMSELLSHYYPIEIDDARSVEEKTPLMVEWWTKAHDLLVEQQIGKDQLAEAVRKSDAMLREGYQGFFGSLKHHSIPLLIFSAGVGDILEEVIRHNGVFHPNVRVFSNYMEYDEKGVLCAFKEPLIHTFNKKESALLNPDQFGQLQDRPNILLLGDSLGDLTMADGVQNAQSVLRIGYLNDKVDQRRDAYVNSYDIVLEKDETLDVPNAILNYITEGN
- the LOC140543714 gene encoding 7-methylguanosine phosphate-specific 5'-nucleotidase-like isoform X3 encodes the protein MSKMVPELAKTSVIMKERGKVEEIIRSMHSAGPGTLQVISDFDMTLTRFAHNGKRCPTTHNILHNSTLISEDCKSKMSELLSHYYPIEIDDARSVEEKTPLMVEWWTKAHDLLVEQQIGKDQLAEAVRKSDAMLREGYQGFFGSLKHHSIPLLIFSAGVGDILEEVIRHNGVFHPNVRVFSNYMEYDEKGVLCAFKEPLIHTFNKKESALLNPDQFGQLQDRPNILLLGDSLGDLTMADGVQNAQSVLRIGYLNDKVDQRRDAYVNSYDIVLEKDETLDVPNAILNYITEGN
- the LOC140543714 gene encoding 7-methylguanosine phosphate-specific 5'-nucleotidase-like isoform X2 yields the protein MSKMIFHIPWIYVPVRNVLAIWHQLTKYEVPELAKTSVIMKERGKVEEIIRSMHSAGPGTLQVISDFDMTLTRFAHNGKRCPTTHNILHNSTLISEDCKSKMSELLSHYYPIEIDDARSVEEKTPLMVEWWTKAHDLLVEQQIGKDQLAEAVRKSDAMLREGYQGFFGSLKHHSIPLLIFSAGVGDILEEVIRHNGVFHPNVRVFSNYMEYDEKGVLCAFKEPLIHTFNKKESALLNPDQFGQLQDRPNILLLGDSLGDLTMADGVQNAQSVLRIGYLNDKVDQRRDAYVNSYDIVLEKDETLDVPNAILNYITEGN